Proteins encoded in a region of the Paenibacillus pedocola genome:
- a CDS encoding helix-turn-helix domain-containing protein has protein sequence MRRAEVLKKLIEETGLNTKAFAEKAGIPYTTLRSMLMRGVGGASVDNVIKVCRALGITTEEMDRLAFRPEEATSFHQDFAEFEAFINNPEHSLFFKDYLGAPEERKREMLTFWNFIKDAEKKKTEDKQ, from the coding sequence GTGCGTAGGGCTGAAGTCTTAAAAAAGTTGATTGAGGAAACCGGCCTGAACACAAAGGCATTTGCGGAAAAGGCAGGAATTCCCTATACTACACTCAGATCGATGTTAATGCGTGGTGTGGGCGGAGCATCTGTAGATAATGTGATTAAAGTTTGCCGTGCGTTAGGGATAACGACAGAAGAAATGGATCGCTTGGCCTTCAGACCGGAGGAGGCAACTTCCTTTCATCAGGATTTTGCCGAATTCGAGGCCTTTATCAACAACCCGGAGCACAGTCTGTTCTTTAAAGATTACCTTGGTGCTCCTGAAGAACGGAAGCGGGAAATGCTTACCTTTTGGAACTTTATTAAAGATGCAGAGAAGAAAAAAACAGAGGACAAGCAATAA
- a CDS encoding sigma factor-like helix-turn-helix DNA-binding protein: MNMLESPHINDLQELLWEYRESLKCAENAYYNADSDDKKIISGMISDCKYVIDWLHTGRRPGNRRGIERRAGYEREIPVEPNRMQRFSNHTHVCPEARLSDDQRALLEFALEPLSRRERECYMLAHGEGFSHATVAEMLGISAGSVSEYIQRAQRKITPLVAEVIFVL, translated from the coding sequence ATGAACATGTTAGAGAGTCCGCATATAAATGATCTTCAAGAATTGCTCTGGGAATACCGCGAATCCCTGAAGTGTGCAGAAAATGCCTATTATAACGCTGATTCTGATGATAAAAAAATAATTTCCGGGATGATTAGCGACTGTAAATATGTGATTGATTGGCTCCATACAGGCAGACGTCCAGGGAATAGACGCGGTATTGAACGCAGGGCCGGTTACGAGAGAGAAATTCCTGTGGAACCAAACCGAATGCAAAGATTCAGCAACCATACACATGTCTGCCCGGAAGCAAGACTCTCAGATGATCAACGGGCACTGCTTGAATTTGCATTGGAGCCATTAAGCAGAAGAGAACGGGAATGTTACATGCTAGCCCACGGCGAAGGTTTTTCTCACGCCACGGTAGCAGAGATGCTTGGGATCTCCGCAGGAAGTGTGAGTGAGTACATTCAGCGGGCACAGAGAAAAATTACTCCGCTCGTGGCTGAGGTTATATTTGTACTCTGA
- a CDS encoding ImmA/IrrE family metallo-endopeptidase — MFNHYKKTQLEQFVEQLYIEHHIASPEQITIQVLAQALNIYVQYSPIGSRAYESDSGMRCILLDSRLPPMKQRLDFLHELCHVLRHVGNQLIMPDFFIKAQEIDAEKFVLYASMPYFMINLQQLPEDYTQTIQHLSGTFGVPRELAKTRFDQILRREYEGELTSGLFNHKSSFTGNQQQIEFSDTTKIFAYYDPHSTFEGPDQLIVSLDYETLTTQYELLIPRDERFQEIEWEALKELAVEPTISGDIICFDGQLTLQIHRLVFRNGFSKNTFVVHMRDVEQIIESDQRLTRRFN; from the coding sequence ATGTTTAACCATTACAAAAAAACACAGCTTGAACAGTTTGTGGAGCAGCTTTACATAGAGCATCACATTGCATCTCCCGAGCAGATTACAATCCAAGTTCTTGCCCAGGCCCTGAACATATACGTCCAATATTCGCCCATTGGCAGCCGCGCTTATGAGTCAGATTCAGGCATGCGCTGCATTCTGCTGGACAGCCGTCTTCCTCCAATGAAGCAGCGTCTTGATTTTTTGCATGAGCTTTGCCATGTTCTCAGGCATGTTGGCAATCAGCTCATTATGCCGGACTTTTTCATTAAAGCCCAGGAGATAGATGCCGAGAAATTTGTCCTTTACGCCTCTATGCCATACTTTATGATTAACCTTCAGCAGCTGCCGGAGGATTACACTCAGACAATCCAGCATTTATCCGGCACCTTCGGTGTTCCGAGAGAGTTGGCAAAGACAAGATTTGACCAAATATTACGTCGCGAATACGAAGGCGAGTTGACGAGTGGATTATTTAATCACAAATCCTCGTTTACGGGCAACCAGCAGCAAATCGAATTTTCCGATACGACAAAAATATTCGCCTATTATGACCCTCACAGCACCTTTGAAGGCCCTGACCAGTTAATCGTAAGTCTGGATTATGAAACTTTGACTACACAATATGAACTGCTTATCCCCAGAGATGAACGGTTCCAAGAGATTGAATGGGAGGCATTAAAGGAACTTGCTGTTGAACCCACTATTAGCGGGGATATCATTTGTTTCGACGGGCAACTAACTTTGCAAATTCACCGGCTGGTCTTCAGAAATGGATTTTCTAAAAATACATTTGTTGTGCATATGCGGGACGTTGAACAGATTATTGAATCCGATCAGAGATTAACACGGAGGTTTAATTAA
- the rpsI gene encoding 30S ribosomal protein S9 — protein MAQVQYYGTGRRKHSVARVRLVPGEGRIVINKREMDEYFGVETLKMIVKQPLNLTETLGNYDVIVLAHGGGISGQAGAIRHGIARALLKVDPEYRGALKKAGFLTRDPRMKERKKYGLKAARRAPQFSKR, from the coding sequence ATGGCACAAGTACAATACTATGGGACAGGTCGTCGTAAACATTCGGTAGCACGTGTTCGCCTTGTACCGGGTGAAGGACGCATTGTCATTAACAAACGTGAGATGGATGAATACTTCGGTGTAGAAACATTGAAGATGATCGTAAAACAACCTTTGAACCTGACTGAAACACTGGGCAACTACGATGTAATCGTTCTTGCACATGGTGGTGGCATTTCCGGTCAAGCTGGTGCAATCCGTCACGGTATCGCCCGTGCACTGCTGAAAGTTGACCCTGAATACCGCGGCGCTCTGAAAAAAGCCGGCTTCCTGACTCGTGACCCACGTATGAAGGAACGTAAGAAATACGGCCTCAAAGCTGCTCGTCGTGCTCCACAGTTCTCGAAACGTTAA